One stretch of Halobacillus litoralis DNA includes these proteins:
- a CDS encoding IreB family regulatory phosphoprotein → MSSMDKTMRFNFSEEPFDQDVQSVLLSVYGALQEKGYNPINQIVGYLLSGDPAYIPRHQDARNLIRKIERDELIEELVKSYIKENKEGIE, encoded by the coding sequence ATGAGTTCAATGGATAAAACGATGAGGTTCAACTTCTCTGAAGAACCGTTTGATCAAGATGTCCAATCCGTACTACTATCTGTTTACGGAGCATTACAAGAGAAAGGGTACAATCCGATCAACCAGATTGTCGGATATTTGCTTTCAGGCGACCCTGCATACATTCCTCGTCATCAGGATGCCAGAAACTTGATCCGCAAAATTGAGCGTGATGAGTTGATTGAAGAACTGGTTAAATCTTACATCAAAGAGAATAAAGAGGGCATTGAATGA
- the ruvX gene encoding Holliday junction resolvase RuvX, with product MKKIGLDVGEKTIGIAISDALGWTAQGLTTLRWDEQDYNTAKEPLREVIRDHDVTEAVVGFPKNMNGTVGPRGEASQTFASWLEEEFHLQTHLWDERLTTMAAERVLLDADVSRKKRKKVIDKMAAVMILQSYLDSKQ from the coding sequence ATGAAAAAAATAGGATTGGATGTGGGCGAAAAAACGATTGGCATCGCCATATCGGATGCTTTGGGCTGGACGGCCCAAGGCCTCACCACACTCCGTTGGGACGAGCAGGACTATAATACGGCTAAAGAGCCGTTAAGAGAAGTCATACGTGACCATGACGTGACGGAAGCGGTTGTAGGGTTTCCGAAGAATATGAATGGTACGGTCGGCCCTCGCGGAGAAGCGAGCCAGACTTTCGCCTCATGGCTAGAAGAAGAATTTCATCTCCAAACACATCTTTGGGATGAACGTTTAACAACAATGGCAGCCGAACGCGTGCTGCTGGATGCAGATGTCAGCAGGAAAAAACGGAAAAAGGTCATTGATAAAATGGCTGCGGTCATGATTTTACAGAGTTATTTGGATTCGAAACAATAA
- a CDS encoding DUF1292 domain-containing protein, producing MALEKEERIIIPDENGEEHLFEVLFTFDVEQTGHSYIAVVPAEQKDGEEVEVFAFRYEEKGNEEDDLALFQIESDDEWEMVEEMLNTLTDEDLT from the coding sequence ATGGCACTAGAAAAAGAAGAACGCATCATCATTCCTGATGAAAATGGGGAAGAGCATTTATTTGAGGTCTTGTTCACATTTGATGTTGAACAAACAGGACATTCTTATATTGCAGTGGTCCCTGCTGAACAAAAGGATGGGGAAGAAGTAGAAGTCTTTGCCTTCCGTTACGAAGAAAAAGGGAACGAAGAGGATGACCTTGCTCTATTCCAAATCGAATCCGATGATGAATGGGAAATGGTTGAAGAAATGTTGAACACGTTGACAGATGAAGATTTAACATAA
- the mltG gene encoding endolytic transglycosylase MltG, with the protein MSNSDFKNQYKKRLKNRIEEASTVRKIVSIILTVLVLALLIGGVSGYFYVKSALEPVEPENDKQINVEIPLGSSTSSIASILEENEIIKNDLIFRFYTKFKNESGFQAGNYQFTSSMTLNEIIETLKTGKLVKESVYKVTVPEGRNLEQIAEVYAEDLPFTKEEFMEKVDDEAYIKEKMSEYPQLLTEDILNEEIRHPLEGYLFAATYDVYVEDPTIDQIVKKMLDQTQAVVLPYVNQMGDLEGIENVHDLVTMASLLENEARTAESRKMISGVFQNRLDKDMKLQTDPTVLYAHGEHKDRVLYEDLEIESPYNTYYITGLPVGPISNFNENSLQAAAKPKDHDYFYFLADSSGEIHYASSLEEHNQLKNEYIN; encoded by the coding sequence TTGTCTAATTCTGACTTTAAAAATCAATATAAAAAAAGATTGAAAAATAGAATAGAGGAAGCGAGTACGGTGAGAAAAATAGTGTCAATCATTCTCACGGTCTTGGTTCTTGCTCTTTTGATCGGCGGGGTTTCCGGCTATTTTTATGTGAAATCTGCTTTAGAGCCTGTAGAGCCGGAGAATGATAAACAGATCAATGTCGAAATACCTTTGGGATCTTCAACATCTTCGATAGCAAGTATTCTTGAAGAGAATGAAATCATTAAAAACGATTTAATTTTCCGCTTTTATACTAAATTCAAAAACGAATCCGGTTTCCAAGCGGGAAATTATCAATTTACATCTTCCATGACGCTGAATGAAATTATTGAGACGTTAAAAACAGGGAAGCTTGTCAAAGAATCTGTGTACAAAGTGACCGTGCCCGAAGGACGTAACCTTGAACAGATCGCAGAAGTTTATGCGGAAGATTTACCATTTACTAAAGAAGAATTCATGGAAAAAGTGGATGATGAGGCCTATATTAAAGAAAAGATGTCTGAATATCCTCAGCTATTGACAGAGGATATATTGAACGAAGAAATCCGCCACCCTTTAGAAGGGTATTTGTTTGCTGCTACCTATGACGTCTATGTTGAGGATCCAACCATTGATCAGATTGTAAAGAAAATGCTGGATCAGACCCAGGCGGTTGTCCTTCCTTATGTCAATCAGATGGGAGACCTTGAAGGGATTGAAAATGTCCACGATCTCGTCACGATGGCATCCCTTCTGGAAAACGAAGCTCGAACAGCAGAAAGTCGTAAAATGATTTCCGGTGTGTTCCAGAACCGTCTGGATAAAGATATGAAGCTTCAAACAGACCCGACCGTGCTTTACGCTCATGGAGAGCATAAAGACCGTGTCTTGTATGAAGATCTTGAAATCGAATCCCCATACAATACTTACTATATCACCGGACTGCCTGTCGGACCGATTTCAAACTTCAATGAGAACTCTTTACAGGCAGCTGCTAAACCGAAGGATCATGATTATTTTTATTTCCTAGCTGATAGTAGTGGAGAAATTCATTACGCCAGTTCACTAGAGGAACATAACCAACTGAAAAATGAGTATATTAATTAA
- a CDS encoding O-methyltransferase, protein MESDAEEKRVPIMEPLGIDFLMQLLRIQQPKKILEIGTAIGYSALRMLEACPGSQITTVERDEQRYEDALKNIKAMNAEEQIHVIKGDALEVASTIEEEGPFDLLFIDAAKGKYEEFFHLYSPMVSDKGVILSDNVLFKGFVADDSEANPRMAKIANKIRKFNEWLVQHPDYYTTIVPIGDGVAITKKKET, encoded by the coding sequence ATGGAATCCGATGCAGAAGAAAAGCGAGTGCCAATCATGGAACCATTAGGAATTGATTTTCTCATGCAGCTTCTCAGGATCCAACAACCAAAAAAAATCCTGGAGATCGGTACAGCCATTGGGTATTCAGCGCTACGGATGCTGGAAGCTTGTCCAGGTAGTCAAATAACAACGGTAGAACGTGATGAACAGCGTTACGAGGATGCTTTAAAAAATATTAAGGCTATGAATGCCGAGGAACAGATCCATGTTATAAAAGGAGATGCCCTAGAGGTAGCATCTACCATTGAAGAAGAAGGTCCGTTTGATTTATTATTTATTGATGCAGCCAAAGGGAAGTATGAAGAATTTTTCCACTTGTATTCCCCCATGGTATCCGACAAAGGCGTCATTCTTTCTGACAATGTACTATTTAAAGGTTTTGTTGCTGACGATTCAGAAGCAAATCCAAGAATGGCGAAAATCGCTAATAAGATCAGGAAATTTAATGAGTGGCTTGTCCAACACCCTGATTATTATACAACCATTGTCCCTATCGGAGACGGGGTTGCCATTACTAAAAAGAAAGAAACATAA
- the udk gene encoding uridine kinase — translation MSDKPVVIGVAGGSGSGKTSVTRSIIQRFTDKTLLMLEQDYYYKDQSDVPFEERLQTNYDHPLAFDNDLLIEHLEQLLEQKPVEKPVYDYKMHTRSDETIHVEPKEVIIVEGILVLEDERLRDLMDIKVFVDTDADVRIIRRLMRDINERGRSLDSVIEQYINVVRPMHLQFVEPTKRYADIIIPEGGQNHVAIDLMATKIQTVLYEKGQSVTKENS, via the coding sequence ATGAGTGATAAACCAGTAGTGATTGGAGTAGCGGGAGGATCAGGATCAGGAAAAACGAGTGTGACTCGTTCGATCATCCAGCGCTTTACAGATAAGACGTTATTAATGCTAGAACAAGATTATTATTATAAGGATCAAAGTGATGTTCCGTTCGAGGAAAGGTTACAAACAAACTATGATCATCCTCTAGCTTTCGATAATGATCTTCTCATTGAGCATTTGGAACAATTGCTTGAGCAAAAGCCTGTAGAAAAACCGGTCTATGATTATAAGATGCATACCCGCTCAGATGAAACCATTCATGTCGAACCAAAAGAAGTGATCATCGTTGAAGGGATTCTTGTCCTTGAAGATGAACGCCTCAGAGATCTTATGGATATTAAAGTTTTTGTAGATACAGATGCAGATGTAAGAATTATCCGTAGATTAATGAGAGATATTAATGAGAGAGGCCGGTCACTTGACTCTGTCATTGAACAATATATCAACGTGGTTCGTCCTATGCACTTGCAATTCGTAGAACCTACCAAGCGATATGCGGATATCATCATCCCAGAAGGTGGACAAAACCACGTGGCGATTGATCTTATGGCAACGAAAATTCAAACGGTTCTATACGAAAAAGGACAATCAGTGACGAAAGAAAATAGTTGA
- the greA gene encoding transcription elongation factor GreA has translation MAEEKSYYMTEEGKQKLEEELHHLKTERRKEVVERIKIARGFGDLSENSEYDAAKDEQAFVEARITQVENMIRNAVIIENDNENPDTVTMGKSVTFQELPDGDEETYTIVGSAEADPFEGKISNDSPMAQSLIGHVVGDKVKVATPGGEIDVKIITVE, from the coding sequence ATGGCAGAAGAAAAAAGTTATTATATGACGGAAGAAGGTAAACAAAAGTTAGAAGAAGAATTGCATCACTTAAAAACAGAGCGACGTAAAGAAGTAGTAGAACGGATTAAAATTGCTCGCGGTTTCGGAGATCTATCAGAGAACTCTGAGTACGATGCAGCAAAAGATGAACAAGCATTTGTAGAAGCACGAATTACACAAGTAGAAAACATGATTCGAAATGCAGTCATTATCGAAAATGATAATGAAAACCCTGACACTGTGACCATGGGTAAATCTGTAACGTTCCAAGAGCTTCCAGATGGAGACGAAGAGACGTACACGATTGTCGGAAGTGCAGAAGCTGACCCATTTGAAGGTAAAATCTCAAATGACTCTCCAATGGCTCAAAGCTTAATTGGACATGTTGTTGGTGACAAGGTCAAAGTCGCGACACCAGGTGGAGAAATCGACGTAAAAATCATTACAGTCGAATAA
- a CDS encoding YrrS family protein, protein MSNKQSPYSRSGRYEKKRRGTKMLTWLVGAGSVFMVLLFGLMVFGGEDQKGQAKDTESEEVTKEEQGSKEDSQAEAGETSDKNDKEEKDKQEEDTEEKSDKQQVSIEEFEELKPIEDEKGLKIEKSDDPNVERVITKDWPVIPTEMETNGEHRITYQSGSQDYKELQKAIRSAVGLSEDNIIYWDVSNRGHHQKAKATVSDKNKTGYLRVQIDWIEGQGYKPVKLEILKNKNG, encoded by the coding sequence ATGTCAAACAAACAATCCCCGTATTCCCGCTCAGGTCGTTATGAGAAAAAGCGTCGTGGTACGAAGATGTTGACTTGGCTTGTAGGGGCAGGCAGTGTTTTCATGGTGTTACTCTTCGGGTTGATGGTCTTCGGTGGAGAGGACCAAAAAGGGCAAGCAAAGGATACAGAAAGTGAAGAGGTCACAAAGGAAGAGCAAGGTTCAAAGGAAGATTCTCAAGCGGAAGCCGGCGAGACCAGTGACAAAAATGACAAAGAAGAAAAAGATAAACAAGAGGAAGATACTGAGGAAAAATCAGATAAGCAACAGGTTTCCATTGAAGAATTCGAAGAGCTGAAGCCGATTGAAGACGAAAAAGGTTTGAAAATTGAAAAAAGTGATGACCCTAATGTCGAGCGTGTCATCACAAAAGATTGGCCGGTTATTCCTACAGAAATGGAGACGAACGGTGAACATCGGATTACTTATCAATCAGGTTCCCAGGACTACAAAGAGTTACAAAAGGCAATCAGAAGCGCTGTAGGACTTTCTGAAGACAATATCATCTATTGGGATGTAAGTAATAGAGGTCACCATCAAAAAGCTAAGGCAACGGTCTCTGACAAAAATAAGACAGGATACCTCAGGGTACAGATTGACTGGATTGAAGGACAAGGATATAAACCAGTCAAACTTGAGATTTTAAAAAATAAAAACGGTTGA
- the mtnN gene encoding 5'-methylthioadenosine/S-adenosylhomocysteine nucleosidase, protein MAIGIIGAMDEEVELLKANMDVASEKEVAGSLFVDGLLHGKEVVLLKSGIGKVNAAMATTILHEQYNIDAVINTGSAGGFAKDLEVGDVVISSLVTHHDVDVTAFEYKYGQVPGMPDMFTADENLVKQAMDAVEKTDAKAAKGIIATGDSFMQDQARVDFVRGKFPEMIAAEMEAAAIAQVCYKYGTPFVVIRALSDIAGKESSISFDQFLPKAAENAAVMIMEMVKNYE, encoded by the coding sequence ATGGCAATTGGAATCATTGGAGCAATGGATGAAGAAGTTGAATTATTAAAAGCGAATATGGATGTAGCCTCAGAGAAAGAGGTGGCGGGTAGTCTTTTTGTTGATGGCCTTTTGCATGGAAAAGAAGTCGTTCTATTAAAATCTGGCATTGGTAAAGTCAATGCTGCTATGGCTACGACTATTCTTCATGAACAATACAACATTGATGCTGTCATCAATACAGGATCAGCTGGAGGTTTTGCAAAAGACCTTGAAGTCGGAGATGTGGTCATTTCTTCTTTAGTGACACACCATGATGTGGATGTGACAGCTTTTGAGTATAAATATGGTCAAGTTCCAGGCATGCCTGACATGTTTACTGCGGATGAAAACCTTGTAAAACAAGCAATGGATGCTGTTGAGAAAACGGATGCTAAAGCAGCGAAAGGCATCATCGCTACAGGTGATTCCTTTATGCAAGATCAAGCCAGAGTAGATTTTGTTCGTGGTAAGTTCCCAGAGATGATTGCAGCAGAGATGGAAGCCGCTGCGATCGCCCAGGTTTGTTATAAGTATGGAACACCATTTGTTGTCATTCGAGCGTTGTCCGATATCGCTGGTAAAGAATCGTCCATTTCTTTTGATCAATTCTTACCGAAAGCCGCTGAAAATGCAGCCGTCATGATTATGGAAATGGTTAAGAATTACGAATGA
- a CDS encoding YrhC family protein, with protein sequence MNTSQWLKKKVMDYKRFVMTLLIMSTYLYIGTLISLYEYGTKAYLFLYPVIGIALLTAFIMTLKIRKWKRQLIED encoded by the coding sequence TTGAATACTTCCCAATGGTTAAAGAAGAAAGTAATGGATTACAAGCGGTTCGTAATGACACTTTTAATTATGAGCACGTATTTATATATAGGTACACTGATTAGCCTTTATGAATACGGTACAAAGGCTTACTTGTTTTTGTATCCTGTCATTGGTATAGCTCTTTTGACAGCATTTATCATGACTCTGAAAATAAGAAAATGGAAACGTCAACTCATAGAGGACTGA
- the sigK gene encoding RNA polymerase sporulation sigma factor SigK: protein MSSLIASILYFFKESLFFMSYVKNQAFPNPLPPEEEAKQLQLMAEGSHDARNKLIEHNLRLVAHIVKKFENTKEDFEDLISIGTIGLIKGIESYSTGKGTKLATYAARCIENEILMHLRSTKKMSKDISLQDPIGHDKEGNELNLLDILQADVTDIVEEIQLHMELEKIKDFITVLDEREKEVIIFRYGLNQTEEKTQREIAKELGISRSYVSRIEKRALMKIFHEFYKQSKQGKNG, encoded by the coding sequence ATGAGCAGTCTCATCGCTTCCATCCTTTATTTTTTCAAAGAGTCTCTCTTCTTCATGTCTTATGTAAAAAATCAGGCTTTTCCGAACCCCCTGCCTCCAGAAGAAGAAGCTAAACAGCTCCAATTGATGGCAGAAGGAAGTCATGATGCCAGGAACAAACTAATTGAACACAATTTACGGCTAGTTGCGCACATTGTCAAAAAGTTTGAAAACACGAAAGAAGACTTTGAAGACCTTATTTCTATCGGTACCATCGGTTTAATCAAAGGAATTGAGAGTTATTCGACAGGAAAAGGGACGAAACTTGCCACTTATGCCGCACGTTGCATTGAGAACGAAATTCTTATGCACCTCAGGTCGACGAAAAAAATGAGTAAGGACATATCGCTGCAAGATCCTATCGGCCATGATAAAGAAGGAAACGAATTAAATCTTCTTGATATTTTACAGGCAGATGTCACGGATATTGTGGAGGAAATCCAACTTCATATGGAATTAGAAAAGATCAAAGATTTCATCACTGTATTAGATGAGCGGGAAAAAGAAGTCATTATTTTTCGATATGGACTGAATCAAACAGAAGAGAAAACTCAGCGTGAAATTGCCAAAGAGCTTGGTATATCGAGGAGTTATGTCTCAAGGATTGAAAAGCGGGCATTAATGAAGATCTTTCATGAGTTCTACAAGCAGAGTAAACAAGGGAAGAATGGATAA
- the mnhG gene encoding monovalent cation/H(+) antiporter subunit G — protein sequence MSGTWINLIFDITICLSLLIGAFFLISGSIGILRFPDVYTRLHAATKSSTLGVAGIMIGAFLFHYVEHDIVSGKLLLGIFFVLLTAPVSGHMISRAAYRAGVPLWEKSVKDEYAEVLKDEQKRQAPDT from the coding sequence TTGAGCGGGACATGGATTAATTTAATTTTCGACATCACCATATGTCTGTCGCTATTGATTGGTGCCTTTTTCCTTATTTCTGGTTCCATTGGGATTTTACGTTTTCCTGATGTGTACACACGACTTCATGCGGCGACAAAAAGTTCGACCCTGGGAGTGGCGGGAATTATGATCGGTGCATTTCTATTCCACTACGTAGAACATGACATTGTAAGTGGTAAGCTGCTTCTAGGAATATTCTTCGTCCTGTTGACTGCTCCTGTCTCCGGACATATGATTTCGAGAGCTGCCTACCGCGCCGGCGTTCCTCTTTGGGAAAAGAGTGTAAAGGATGAATACGCAGAAGTTCTCAAAGATGAGCAGAAGCGACAAGCACCAGACACATAA
- a CDS encoding Na(+)/H(+) antiporter subunit F1, translating to MEDILDMTQTWIQISATIAVVTVAISVILLLYRAILGPTNPDRAVALDIIGINLMALAGLIAVLLVTTRFNDVVLLIGILLFIGTVALAKFLEKGVIIERDMD from the coding sequence ATGGAAGATATCCTTGATATGACACAAACATGGATCCAAATATCAGCTACCATCGCTGTTGTAACTGTAGCAATCTCCGTGATCCTCCTTTTGTATCGGGCGATCCTCGGCCCTACGAATCCTGACCGGGCGGTTGCCCTTGATATCATTGGAATCAATTTAATGGCCTTAGCAGGACTAATCGCCGTCCTGCTCGTAACAACAAGGTTTAATGATGTCGTCCTGCTGATTGGTATTCTTCTATTCATCGGTACGGTCGCACTGGCGAAATTCTTAGAAAAGGGTGTTATCATTGAGCGGGACATGGATTAA
- a CDS encoding Na+/H+ antiporter subunit E codes for MPLQIVLNIIIAMMWMFLSETYNFTTFFVGYILGIILLFVLQRFVPDSFYMKRAWKFFLLILLFIRELVLSNIDIVKHVYKPKMDMQPGIFALPIDVKTNFEITLLANLISLTPGTLSVVVSEDHTKIFIHAMDMPDVQESVSEIKNSFEKRIMEVTR; via the coding sequence ATGCCTTTACAAATCGTACTGAACATCATCATCGCTATGATGTGGATGTTCCTGAGTGAAACATACAATTTCACAACGTTCTTTGTCGGTTATATCTTAGGAATCATACTCCTCTTCGTCCTGCAGCGTTTTGTACCAGATTCATTCTATATGAAACGGGCGTGGAAGTTTTTCCTTCTAATTCTCTTGTTTATACGGGAGCTTGTCCTATCCAACATCGACATTGTGAAGCATGTCTATAAGCCAAAAATGGATATGCAGCCAGGGATATTCGCATTACCAATCGATGTGAAAACAAACTTTGAAATCACTCTTCTTGCCAACTTGATTTCTTTGACCCCGGGAACATTGTCGGTCGTCGTAAGTGAAGATCATACAAAAATCTTTATTCATGCGATGGATATGCCGGATGTTCAAGAATCTGTCAGCGAAATTAAAAATTCATTTGAAAAGCGTATCATGGAGGTGACCCGTTAA
- a CDS encoding Na+/H+ antiporter subunit D: MSNLAVLPILLPLLAGIFLAFIHKKTKLVRILSKAFAIINLLVAGVIFMQVRNNGNIVLEMGSWDAPFGIVLVADLLAMTLVFTTNIIAVASVFFAPQSLSEKEESFYFYTFFFMLISGVSGAFLTGDLFNLFVFFEVLLMASYGLIVLGNGKAQLRESIKYVLINLFSSMLFVTTIAFLYSVVGTVNMAQAAQRVHEVEQQGILTTIAILFFFVFATKAAVFPLYYWLPRPYISPNPVVSALFGALLTKVGVYSILRTFTLIFNQEVELTHTLFIYLAALTMIFGVVGALSTNNIKLIVAYNIIPAVGFMLMGIGIFTEVSITGTIYYLVHDMVIKGALFILVGATAYVAGTSDLRKMGGLIHHYPVLGWLMFLASLVLAGIPPFSGFIGKLLLLRGGLGEEEIFIVIIALISSLLILFSMIRIFISGYWGEKMDIPVPERKKKGKRMALPAAGLLTVSILLGVGAEWFFPTIEIIAQYMMDPELYIDSVLKE, from the coding sequence ATGAGTAATTTAGCTGTATTGCCTATTCTGCTGCCTTTATTAGCAGGCATCTTCTTAGCTTTCATACACAAAAAAACAAAATTAGTTCGCATTTTATCCAAAGCTTTCGCGATTATTAATCTCCTCGTTGCCGGGGTGATTTTCATGCAAGTGAGAAACAACGGGAACATCGTCCTTGAAATGGGTAGCTGGGATGCTCCCTTCGGCATCGTCCTTGTCGCTGATCTACTTGCAATGACATTAGTTTTTACGACAAACATCATTGCTGTAGCTAGTGTTTTCTTTGCACCTCAATCCTTATCAGAAAAAGAAGAGTCCTTTTACTTCTACACTTTCTTCTTCATGTTGATTTCAGGAGTAAGTGGTGCATTTTTAACCGGAGATTTATTCAACCTTTTCGTGTTTTTTGAAGTCCTTTTGATGGCTTCCTATGGATTGATCGTACTAGGGAATGGGAAGGCACAACTTAGGGAATCGATTAAATATGTGTTGATCAACTTATTTTCTTCCATGTTGTTCGTCACGACCATCGCCTTTCTTTATTCGGTTGTAGGAACAGTCAACATGGCTCAAGCCGCTCAGCGTGTCCATGAAGTGGAACAGCAAGGGATTTTGACAACAATTGCTATTTTGTTCTTCTTTGTATTTGCAACAAAAGCGGCGGTCTTCCCTCTTTATTATTGGCTGCCACGGCCTTATATATCTCCAAATCCGGTCGTATCCGCTTTGTTCGGAGCTCTGTTAACGAAAGTAGGGGTTTACTCTATCTTGCGGACGTTCACCCTGATCTTCAATCAAGAGGTTGAATTGACACACACATTGTTCATTTACTTAGCCGCTTTGACTATGATTTTTGGAGTCGTTGGTGCTCTGTCAACAAACAATATCAAGCTGATTGTCGCGTATAATATTATACCAGCCGTAGGCTTTATGCTTATGGGTATAGGGATCTTTACAGAGGTTTCCATAACCGGGACTATCTATTACCTTGTTCATGATATGGTGATCAAAGGAGCACTCTTCATCCTGGTGGGAGCCACTGCTTATGTAGCGGGCACATCTGATCTTCGTAAAATGGGGGGCTTGATCCATCACTACCCTGTCCTCGGATGGCTTATGTTTCTAGCATCATTAGTTTTGGCTGGTATACCACCATTCAGTGGTTTCATTGGGAAACTATTATTGTTGCGAGGCGGACTAGGCGAAGAGGAAATTTTCATCGTCATTATCGCTCTCATTTCAAGTCTATTGATTCTATTCTCGATGATCAGGATTTTCATCAGTGGGTATTGGGGAGAAAAAATGGACATTCCTGTTCCTGAACGGAAAAAGAAAGGAAAACGGATGGCTCTTCCTGCTGCTGGGCTGCTTACGGTTTCCATTCTCCTCGGTGTAGGTGCTGAATGGTTTTTCCCGACAATAGAAATCATTGCTCAATACATGATGGATCCAGAACTCTATATTGATTCTGTGTTAAAGGAGTAG
- a CDS encoding Na(+)/H(+) antiporter subunit C — protein sequence MEIIMAILAGILFTMGVYNLLQKQLLRIIIGTGLISHGAHLFILTMGELKTGAPPVLTEGVENYTDPLPQALILTSIVISFGVTSLLLVLAYRAAKINGTDNMEQLRGNDYE from the coding sequence ATGGAAATTATTATGGCCATTCTTGCCGGCATTCTCTTCACAATGGGTGTCTACAACCTCCTTCAAAAACAATTGTTACGTATTATCATAGGAACAGGCCTCATTTCTCATGGGGCCCACCTGTTCATCCTGACAATGGGAGAGTTGAAAACAGGAGCACCACCAGTACTGACTGAAGGAGTAGAAAATTACACGGATCCGCTCCCGCAGGCGTTGATCTTGACTTCAATCGTCATCAGTTTCGGTGTTACAAGCCTACTACTTGTATTAGCTTATCGTGCTGCGAAAATTAACGGCACCGATAATATGGAGCAATTAAGGGGTAACGATTATGAGTAA